One genomic segment of Rivularia sp. PCC 7116 includes these proteins:
- a CDS encoding response regulator — MQENDRTVNILLVEDDEVDIMNVERAFKKANINNPLYVARNGIEALIMLRGGNEQLCQVPNERRLILLDINMPKMSGLEFLQTIRADKDLKLTPVVMLTTSNQDKDMIEAFDLNVAGYLLKPVTFSRFVELMQALNSYWSFSEMPNS, encoded by the coding sequence ATGCAAGAAAATGACAGAACAGTAAATATCTTACTCGTGGAAGATGACGAAGTAGATATTATGAACGTAGAGCGAGCTTTCAAAAAAGCTAATATAAATAATCCACTCTATGTAGCCAGAAATGGTATAGAAGCATTAATAATGTTGCGCGGTGGAAACGAGCAACTTTGTCAAGTTCCTAACGAACGTCGTTTGATATTATTAGATATTAATATGCCGAAAATGAGCGGCTTAGAATTTCTGCAAACAATACGTGCAGATAAAGATTTGAAGTTGACTCCAGTGGTTATGCTGACAACATCTAATCAAGATAAAGATATGATTGAAGCATTTGATTTGAATGTCGCGGGTTACCTTTTAAAACCGGTGACTTTTTCGAGATTTGTGGAATTAATGCAAGCTCTTAATAGTTACTGGTCTTTTTCGGAAATGCCTAACTCATAG
- a CDS encoding CHASE3 domain-containing protein: MPKINLFAKIRTVWHSLPVRHRGAIIIALPFSCLIVTLYASVSLRQNAIATYQQIDHTKTILLDSNRLLKILLDAETGTRGYIISRNQTFLEPYNTARQELPKIINRLEEKLSDDAEVEKFKRIKTLARQNISILEQRIEQVNQRKRNNIDSPASDILLYQGKNVMDTIRDEIDALREAELNQLDIYRQNLNPIRNQNITVLWITLAISVSSYVGAIYLFSKLDWQIEGQELQLKQKKSLLEGIMGNVVDGIITLDKQDRIDSFNQAATEMFGYQSQDVMGKNIDFLISKTEKNIDTQLSQKISTSHQSLPVYALANRKVGSSFPVEISISDLQHDNGKMVIVRDITEQTQAREKLEANVQELSRLSVLLASTNQALTERNQELDDFAYIASHDLKAPLRGIANLSQWLEEDIQNDLSPENQNQFELLRKRVYRMEALINGLLEYSRVGRIQTSEEKVDVRELLAEIIDSLNPPAEFNIEISSELPTFTTKKLLLRQVFANLLSNAIKHHPRDDGNIKIFVEDKGNVYNFIVADDGKGIDPKHKDKIFTIFQTLQSRDKKENTGVGLSIVKKIVESEGGKIHLNSELGKGATFSFTWHKSTMGQ; encoded by the coding sequence ATGCCAAAAATTAATTTGTTCGCAAAAATCAGAACTGTCTGGCATTCTTTACCAGTACGTCATCGCGGTGCAATCATAATTGCACTTCCTTTTTCTTGTTTGATAGTAACTTTATATGCCTCGGTTTCGTTAAGACAAAATGCTATTGCAACTTACCAACAAATTGACCATACTAAAACGATACTTTTAGATAGCAATAGACTGCTCAAAATTTTACTAGATGCTGAAACAGGTACGCGGGGCTATATAATTTCTCGCAATCAAACTTTTTTAGAACCTTATAATACTGCCCGTCAGGAATTACCAAAGATTATAAATAGGCTAGAAGAAAAGCTATCCGATGATGCTGAAGTCGAAAAATTTAAGCGCATAAAAACTTTAGCACGACAAAATATTTCTATTCTAGAGCAAAGAATAGAACAAGTTAACCAAAGAAAACGAAATAATATCGACTCACCTGCATCAGACATTTTGCTTTATCAAGGTAAAAATGTCATGGATACGATTCGTGATGAAATTGATGCTTTACGCGAAGCAGAACTTAATCAACTAGATATATATCGTCAAAATCTAAACCCCATTCGCAATCAGAATATCACAGTATTATGGATAACTCTAGCTATTAGTGTATCTAGCTATGTAGGAGCAATATATTTATTCAGTAAGCTTGACTGGCAAATCGAAGGGCAGGAATTACAACTCAAACAAAAGAAAAGCTTGCTTGAAGGAATAATGGGGAATGTGGTAGATGGAATTATAACTTTAGATAAACAAGATAGAATCGATAGTTTTAACCAAGCAGCAACTGAAATGTTTGGCTATCAATCTCAAGATGTTATGGGTAAAAATATTGATTTCTTAATTTCTAAAACCGAAAAAAATATTGATACTCAATTAAGTCAGAAGATTTCGACTTCTCATCAAAGTTTACCAGTATACGCATTAGCTAATCGCAAAGTAGGGAGCAGTTTTCCGGTGGAGATATCCATCAGCGATTTGCAGCACGATAATGGAAAAATGGTGATTGTTCGCGATATTACCGAGCAAACCCAAGCCAGAGAAAAACTAGAAGCTAACGTTCAAGAATTGTCTCGCTTAAGTGTATTGTTAGCAAGTACAAACCAAGCTTTAACTGAAAGAAATCAGGAATTAGATGACTTTGCCTATATTGCTTCCCACGATTTAAAAGCACCATTGAGGGGAATTGCCAATCTTTCTCAATGGTTGGAAGAAGATATTCAAAATGATTTATCACCAGAAAACCAAAATCAGTTTGAACTTCTGAGAAAACGAGTTTATCGAATGGAAGCTTTGATTAACGGTTTACTCGAATATTCTCGGGTAGGAAGAATTCAAACCTCAGAAGAAAAAGTTGATGTGCGAGAACTTTTAGCAGAAATTATTGATTCTCTTAACCCCCCAGCGGAGTTTAACATTGAAATTTCTAGCGAATTACCAACATTTACTACTAAAAAATTGCTTCTAAGACAGGTATTTGCCAATTTATTAAGTAATGCCATCAAACATCACCCGCGCGATGATGGAAATATAAAAATTTTTGTGGAAGACAAAGGTAATGTATATAACTTTATTGTCGCCGATGATGGTAAAGGCATCGATCCTAAGCATAAAGATAAAATTTTTACTATCTTCCAAACTCTCCAATCTCGCGACAAAAAGGAAAATACTGGAGTTGGTTTGTCTATCGTAAAAAAAATTGTCGAGTCAGAAGGCGGTAAAATCCATCTAAATTCGGAGTTAGGCAAAGGAGCAACTTTTTCTTTTACCTGGCATAAATCAACAATGGGACAATAG
- a CDS encoding aspartate kinase, which translates to MALIVQKYGGSSVGSVERIQAVAKRVWLTAKAGNSVVVVVSAMGKTTDGLVKLASDISPVPSRREMDMLLSTGEQVSIALVSMALQEIGQPAISLTGAQVGIVTEAEHTRARILHIATQRIEKCLEQGRVVVIAGFQGISSTEELEITTLGRGGSDTSAVAIAAALSAEKCEIYTDVPGILTTDPRLVPEAQLMAQVTSDEMLELASLGAKVLHPRAVEIARNYGVQLVVRSSWTDDPGTVVDSPEPKPRSLVNLEIARPVDDIEFDTNQAKVSLLRVPDKPGVAAQLFGEIARQKVDVDLIIQSIHDGNTNDIAFTVMSPILKKAEAVASAIAPALRSTDSETEEAEVMVQQNIAKVSIVGAGMIGRPGVAAEMFATLARKGVNIRMISTSEVKVSCVIDSVDCDKAVAALREAFEIESDSLSPSPSSSVPIRPSSPPVRGVALDMKQARLGIRRVPDVPGMAEKIFGTLAARNISVDMIIQSQRCHVIKNIPTRDIAFTVARVEARAAQELLQQATAECGWGEVVLDMEIAKVSVVGAGMVGQPGVAAKMFESLSEENINIQMITTSEIKISCVVAEEQGVKALKAIHTAFELGGTEEFVVPG; encoded by the coding sequence ATGGCGCTCATAGTTCAAAAATACGGTGGTTCTTCTGTAGGTTCGGTTGAACGCATTCAAGCAGTAGCAAAGCGCGTTTGGCTTACTGCTAAAGCCGGAAATTCTGTGGTAGTGGTAGTTTCTGCTATGGGAAAAACTACTGATGGACTTGTGAAACTAGCCTCTGACATTTCTCCGGTGCCTTCAAGAAGAGAAATGGATATGTTGCTTTCAACTGGGGAACAGGTATCTATTGCTTTGGTAAGTATGGCATTACAGGAAATTGGACAGCCTGCGATCTCTTTAACTGGTGCTCAAGTCGGAATTGTTACTGAAGCAGAACATACCCGCGCTCGTATTTTGCATATTGCCACGCAACGGATAGAAAAATGCCTAGAACAAGGTAGAGTAGTTGTAATTGCTGGTTTTCAGGGAATCAGCAGCACCGAAGAATTAGAGATTACAACTCTAGGACGTGGCGGTTCCGACACCTCAGCAGTGGCGATCGCCGCAGCATTAAGTGCAGAAAAATGTGAAATTTATACAGATGTACCGGGAATATTAACTACAGATCCGCGTTTGGTTCCCGAAGCACAATTAATGGCGCAAGTTACCAGCGATGAAATGTTGGAATTAGCTTCTTTAGGAGCAAAAGTTTTGCATCCCCGCGCTGTAGAAATAGCTCGTAATTACGGCGTGCAATTAGTAGTACGCTCTAGCTGGACGGACGATCCAGGTACTGTAGTTGATTCACCAGAACCCAAACCCCGCTCTCTAGTTAATTTGGAAATAGCCCGACCGGTTGACGATATAGAATTTGATACCAATCAAGCCAAAGTCTCACTATTGCGCGTACCTGATAAGCCGGGGGTTGCAGCGCAGCTATTTGGAGAAATTGCTCGTCAGAAAGTAGACGTAGATTTAATTATCCAGTCAATTCATGACGGTAATACCAACGACATTGCTTTTACAGTAATGTCACCGATATTGAAGAAAGCAGAAGCAGTTGCATCAGCTATAGCACCAGCACTCCGCAGTACGGACTCCGAAACAGAAGAAGCCGAAGTCATGGTACAGCAAAATATAGCTAAAGTAAGTATAGTGGGTGCGGGAATGATTGGTCGTCCCGGTGTTGCTGCCGAAATGTTTGCAACCCTAGCGCGAAAGGGAGTAAACATTAGAATGATTTCCACAAGCGAAGTAAAAGTTAGCTGCGTAATCGATAGCGTAGATTGCGACAAAGCAGTAGCAGCATTGCGAGAAGCATTTGAAATCGAATCAGATTCCCTTTCTCCCTCTCCTTCCTCATCTGTCCCCATTCGCCCTTCCTCCCCACCAGTAAGGGGAGTTGCCCTCGACATGAAGCAGGCGCGTTTGGGAATTCGTAGAGTACCCGACGTACCGGGAATGGCAGAAAAAATCTTTGGAACCTTAGCTGCTCGCAATATTAGCGTTGACATGATAATTCAGTCCCAGCGCTGTCATGTAATTAAAAATATTCCTACCAGAGATATAGCCTTCACCGTAGCCAGAGTAGAGGCAAGAGCAGCCCAAGAATTATTACAGCAAGCCACAGCAGAATGCGGTTGGGGTGAAGTAGTGCTTGATATGGAAATTGCCAAAGTCAGTGTAGTTGGTGCCGGAATGGTAGGGCAGCCAGGAGTTGCAGCGAAAATGTTTGAATCTTTATCAGAGGAAAACATTAACATTCAAATGATTACCACCTCAGAAATCAAAATTAGTTGCGTAGTTGCAGAAGAGCAGGGAGTCAAAGCCTTAAAAGCCATTCATACGGCATTTGAATTAGGGGGAACAGAAGAATTTGTAGTTCCCGGTTAG
- a CDS encoding transposase: MGRSRYKFIENNPHFLTCTIVNWLPIFSQPEFAQIIIKSLDFLSGSQRLTLHAYVMMENHLHLIASSKNISKEIAAFKSFTARSIIDKLKQNQAEYLLKQLRFHKKLHKTSQEHQLWQEGSHPQTISTQEMLIQKLEYIHNNPIRRGYVDEPAHWRYSSYRNYMDMKGILNIDVLEI, translated from the coding sequence ATGGGACGCTCTCGTTATAAATTCATTGAAAACAACCCACATTTCCTCACCTGTACAATTGTTAATTGGCTTCCTATATTTAGCCAACCAGAATTCGCTCAGATAATTATTAAATCCTTAGACTTTCTTTCTGGTAGTCAACGTTTAACCTTACATGCTTATGTGATGATGGAAAACCATCTTCACTTAATTGCTTCATCAAAAAACATTTCAAAAGAAATAGCTGCTTTTAAATCATTTACTGCTCGTTCAATAATCGATAAATTGAAACAGAATCAAGCAGAGTACTTGCTTAAACAATTAAGATTTCATAAGAAACTACATAAGACTTCCCAAGAGCATCAATTATGGCAAGAAGGTTCGCATCCACAGACAATATCAACCCAAGAGATGTTGATACAAAAATTGGAATATATACATAATAATCCTATTAGACGAGGTTATGTAGATGAACCTGCCCATTGGCGATATTCCAGTTATCGTAATTATATGGATATGAAAGGAATTTTAAATATTGATGTATTAGAGATATAG
- a CDS encoding response regulator transcription factor, whose translation MSEIKVVVIEDHNLTRIGLKAALETRQDIKIVGEASNGTDGLNLLKNLKPDVATIDLGLPDIDGIELTRRFRQYQAEIGNQDTKILVLTMQNSDEAVLAAFGAGADSYCMKDIESDKLVEAVEATASSGSWIDPAIADIVLRQVRQEVSEGKSAADAKTVAIQAVDPEVEKVIETYPLTKRELEVLELIVSGCDNAAIAKELYLTIGTVKTHVRGILSKLCVDDRTQAAVRALRSGIVQ comes from the coding sequence ATGAGTGAAATTAAAGTAGTCGTCATTGAAGACCATAATTTAACTAGGATAGGTCTAAAAGCGGCTTTAGAAACTCGCCAAGATATTAAAATTGTTGGCGAAGCTTCCAATGGAACCGATGGTTTAAATCTTCTTAAAAACCTAAAACCAGATGTTGCTACAATTGACCTTGGTTTACCCGATATAGATGGTATTGAATTAACGCGGAGATTTCGGCAATATCAAGCAGAAATTGGCAACCAAGATACCAAAATCTTGGTTCTAACCATGCAAAACAGTGACGAAGCGGTATTAGCAGCATTTGGTGCTGGTGCTGATTCTTACTGTATGAAAGATATTGAAAGCGATAAATTAGTAGAAGCAGTAGAAGCAACAGCCTCTTCCGGCTCTTGGATCGATCCAGCGATTGCAGATATTGTTCTGCGACAAGTACGTCAAGAAGTATCTGAAGGAAAGTCAGCAGCAGATGCAAAAACAGTTGCCATTCAAGCAGTAGATCCAGAAGTTGAAAAAGTTATAGAAACTTATCCGTTAACAAAACGGGAATTAGAAGTATTAGAATTAATCGTTTCTGGATGCGATAATGCAGCAATTGCTAAAGAACTATACCTAACAATCGGTACCGTAAAAACCCATGTTAGAGGCATTCTCAGCAAGCTTTGTGTTGACGATCGCACTCAAGCAGCAGTACGCGCATTGCGTTCGGGAATAGTACAGTGA
- a CDS encoding PAS domain-containing sensor histidine kinase, with the protein MNQSYYPAENNNITQTEARFRRIIQATTQLVFFADADGRIAHFNQQWYQVTGLSESQSLGLNFICAVHESERDEFYESWLSAVKACESWEYEFRIIHKDKKAYWYVASAQPCFDEKQQVIEWVIVCHNINNYKEKEIALERRNEFLEILFSQLSEGVVAWDKTANTIECNQTAAEFHGLPNKSLPIEEWQQYYDVSPIQGSEAIRTEEILQHQVKQGQVVENQKITIVPKQGKTRTLLLNGNPIFNASGENLGAVLKMQDINSLQHDSVQTEIQKYFERLTLSLDAAKMGSWYWDSFTNKNIWTPYHDVIFGYGSGNGEHTYEDWASRVHPDDLPLAQAAWKDALYKHTDYVCEYRIVLPDNTVRWIESYGRYYYDDSGNALRMAGTVTDITERKKSEQALRESQRRYSTLARISPVGIYRCDGSANLLYVNQRWCDITGYNFDQVINQGWREAVYSQDKARVEAQVKNCVEQKIPLECEFRFQRPDNSVVWVLAQSVPEFDIDGVLIGHVGTITDISNQKQSEKALRASEERFRSTFEQAAVGICHADANGKFVRVNQKLCDILGYSRSELLERSFEEITYADDLQSDLDRVRDLLAGKIQNFSMEKRYICKNGGVIWIEITVSLVSQANGEQDYFLGVIKDISQRKEAQTQLLLRAQEQEELNVLLTQTATELRKRNCELDQFAYVASHDLKAPLRAIANLSQWLEDDLSEALEPENQRHLELLRQRVYRMEALIDGLLQYSRIGRVKNAEEKVDVNQLLAQIIDELAPESFNIKVKDNMPTLTTKSMLLRRVFINLIENAITHHNSACGNIEISVKDKGNCYEFCVSDDGSGISPQYHDKIFVIFQTLQARDKKESTGVGLSIVKKILETEGAKITVDSDVDKGASFCFTWHK; encoded by the coding sequence ATGAATCAAAGTTATTATCCTGCTGAAAATAATAACATTACTCAAACTGAAGCTCGCTTTAGACGAATTATTCAAGCTACGACACAGCTTGTCTTTTTTGCGGATGCCGATGGACGGATCGCTCATTTCAACCAACAATGGTACCAGGTAACCGGACTTAGCGAAAGTCAATCTTTGGGTTTAAATTTTATTTGTGCCGTTCACGAATCCGAACGAGATGAGTTTTATGAGTCTTGGTTGTCAGCAGTTAAAGCCTGTGAATCCTGGGAGTACGAATTCCGAATTATACATAAAGATAAAAAAGCTTATTGGTATGTAGCTTCTGCCCAGCCTTGTTTTGACGAAAAACAACAAGTGATTGAATGGGTGATTGTCTGTCATAATATTAACAATTATAAAGAAAAAGAAATTGCCTTAGAACGGCGAAATGAATTTTTGGAAATTCTATTTTCCCAGCTAAGTGAGGGTGTAGTAGCTTGGGATAAAACAGCAAATACAATTGAGTGCAATCAAACAGCAGCAGAGTTTCACGGTTTGCCAAATAAGTCCCTTCCGATAGAAGAATGGCAACAGTATTACGATGTGAGTCCGATTCAGGGTAGCGAAGCAATAAGAACTGAGGAAATATTGCAGCATCAAGTAAAGCAGGGGCAAGTAGTTGAAAACCAAAAAATCACTATCGTACCGAAGCAGGGAAAAACTCGGACTTTGCTGTTGAATGGAAATCCAATTTTTAATGCTTCGGGAGAAAATTTAGGTGCAGTACTGAAGATGCAAGATATTAATTCCCTACAGCATGACTCTGTACAAACTGAAATTCAAAAATACTTTGAAAGATTAACTTTATCGTTAGATGCTGCGAAAATGGGATCTTGGTATTGGGATTCTTTTACGAATAAAAATATATGGACTCCCTATCACGATGTTATTTTCGGTTACGGATCGGGAAATGGAGAACATACCTACGAAGATTGGGCATCTAGGGTTCATCCCGACGATTTACCATTAGCCCAGGCTGCCTGGAAAGATGCTTTATATAAACATACCGATTATGTTTGCGAGTACCGCATAGTTTTGCCCGATAATACTGTGCGCTGGATTGAATCCTACGGTCGTTACTATTATGATGATTCCGGTAATGCTTTACGAATGGCGGGAACTGTTACCGATATTACCGAACGCAAAAAATCAGAACAAGCTTTGCGAGAAAGTCAACGTCGTTACAGTACTTTAGCAAGAATTTCTCCGGTTGGTATTTATCGTTGCGATGGCTCGGCAAATTTACTTTATGTCAATCAACGCTGGTGTGATATCACCGGGTATAATTTTGACCAAGTAATTAATCAAGGATGGCGTGAGGCGGTTTATTCGCAAGATAAAGCGCGAGTGGAGGCACAAGTAAAAAACTGTGTTGAGCAGAAAATACCACTTGAGTGCGAATTCCGTTTCCAACGCCCCGATAATTCTGTAGTTTGGGTATTAGCTCAATCGGTTCCAGAATTTGATATTGATGGAGTATTAATAGGACATGTTGGTACTATTACCGATATTAGCAATCAAAAGCAGTCGGAAAAAGCTTTGCGAGCCAGCGAGGAGCGTTTTCGTTCGACTTTTGAACAAGCAGCAGTTGGTATTTGTCATGCAGATGCAAATGGTAAGTTTGTCCGGGTAAATCAAAAGCTTTGCGATATTTTAGGATACTCTCGTTCGGAACTTTTAGAACGCAGTTTTGAAGAAATTACTTATGCCGATGATTTACAAAGCGATTTGGATCGAGTTCGCGATTTGTTAGCAGGTAAAATTCAAAATTTCTCTATGGAGAAACGCTATATCTGTAAAAATGGCGGTGTAATCTGGATAGAAATTACGGTTTCTCTTGTAAGTCAAGCCAACGGCGAACAAGATTATTTTCTTGGTGTTATTAAAGATATTAGTCAACGCAAGGAAGCACAAACTCAGCTTTTACTAAGAGCGCAAGAGCAAGAAGAATTAAATGTATTATTAACTCAAACCGCAACTGAGCTAAGAAAGCGCAACTGCGAACTAGATCAATTTGCTTATGTTGCATCCCACGATTTGAAAGCACCGTTACGGGCGATCGCCAATTTATCTCAATGGTTGGAAGACGATTTATCGGAAGCATTAGAACCAGAGAATCAACGTCATCTAGAATTGCTACGCCAGCGAGTTTATCGTATGGAAGCTTTAATTGATGGTTTGCTACAATATTCCCGTATTGGACGTGTTAAAAATGCCGAAGAAAAGGTTGATGTTAATCAGCTTTTAGCACAAATAATTGATGAACTCGCACCGGAAAGTTTCAACATCAAAGTCAAAGATAATATGCCGACTCTAACAACAAAAAGCATGTTGTTGAGGCGAGTATTCATAAATTTGATTGAGAATGCGATTACCCACCACAATTCTGCCTGTGGTAACATCGAGATTTCTGTAAAAGACAAAGGTAATTGTTACGAATTCTGTGTATCTGATGACGGTTCGGGGATTTCTCCCCAATATCACGATAAAATATTTGTTATTTTCCAAACTTTACAAGCCCGCGATAAAAAGGAAAGTACTGGGGTAGGTTTATCTATCGTGAAAAAAATCCTGGAAACCGAAGGAGCTAAAATTACTGTAGACTCCGATGTTGATAAAGGAGCAAGTTTCTGCTTTACCTGGCATAAGTAA
- a CDS encoding hybrid sensor histidine kinase/response regulator: MEEIYNILIIDDDEVDRMAISRALKAAGIKMKLLEASDYSEAVEILEKTDFDCIFVDYLLPGKDGLAVVQEIRASGSKVPLIVLTGQGDEQTAVELMKAGASDYITKSRITPDLLSATLRNVIRIYEAEVQIELFNKQLKQSNELLKKKNRELEEKREQIHIQNLKLLEASETKSKFLATMSHELRTPLNAIMAFSQMLQRKNKGNFSRQQVDMIERIHGNGKNLLALINDILDLSKIEAGGLKLYPEKFDLSQLITTTVEELLSLKSQTELDVKVELKLRDTKVFNDRNRLRQILVNLISNAIKFTEKGMVLIEAKEISDTHFTVSVEDTGIGISEDSIKHIFEPFRQINQTISRKYAGTGLGLAITQSLVKMMNGIVSVESQLEVGSTFKVNLPRYIKVEE, translated from the coding sequence ATGGAAGAAATTTATAACATATTAATTATTGATGATGATGAAGTAGATCGCATGGCTATTAGTCGGGCTTTGAAAGCAGCAGGTATCAAAATGAAGTTGCTTGAAGCGAGCGATTATTCCGAAGCTGTTGAAATTTTAGAAAAAACCGACTTTGACTGTATATTTGTAGACTATCTGTTGCCGGGAAAAGATGGGTTAGCTGTAGTCCAAGAAATACGTGCATCAGGTTCAAAAGTACCGCTGATAGTTTTAACCGGACAAGGAGACGAACAAACTGCTGTTGAATTAATGAAAGCAGGAGCCTCCGACTATATTACTAAGTCAAGAATTACTCCCGATTTGCTGAGTGCAACTCTAAGAAACGTCATTCGTATTTATGAAGCGGAAGTCCAAATTGAGTTATTTAATAAACAATTAAAACAAAGTAATGAATTATTGAAAAAGAAAAATAGGGAATTAGAGGAAAAAAGAGAACAAATTCATATCCAAAACTTAAAATTATTAGAAGCTTCGGAAACAAAATCCAAGTTTTTAGCAACTATGTCCCACGAATTGCGAACTCCTTTAAATGCAATCATGGCATTTTCTCAAATGTTGCAACGTAAAAACAAAGGCAATTTTTCTCGACAGCAAGTGGATATGATCGAACGCATTCACGGTAACGGTAAAAATTTACTTGCTTTAATTAACGATATCTTAGATCTATCAAAAATTGAAGCTGGAGGTTTAAAATTATATCCGGAAAAATTTGATTTATCTCAATTGATTACAACTACTGTAGAAGAGTTACTTTCTTTAAAATCGCAAACAGAATTAGATGTTAAAGTTGAACTAAAATTACGAGATACCAAAGTTTTTAACGATAGAAATCGCCTGCGTCAGATTTTGGTAAATTTAATATCTAACGCGATTAAATTTACTGAGAAGGGAATGGTTTTGATAGAAGCTAAAGAAATATCGGATACTCATTTTACTGTTAGCGTCGAAGATACAGGTATTGGTATTTCCGAAGATAGTATAAAGCATATTTTTGAACCTTTTCGCCAAATAAATCAAACTATTTCCCGTAAATATGCTGGGACGGGATTAGGTTTAGCAATTACACAATCTTTAGTAAAAATGATGAACGGTATAGTTTCAGTTGAAAGCCAATTAGAAGTAGGCTCTACCTTTAAAGTCAATTTACCGCGCTATATTAAAGTAGAGGAATAA
- a CDS encoding cupin domain-containing protein, translating to MINSCVIPVIKSPSDYQAYRISPDDSNRLAIVFDPAIANSSLTCCVEIFDVGGKTPPNRHLFALEMFFVLKGEGKATCDGKTINIKAGDSLLVPATGTHLIENTGSGRLYTLTIMVPNEDFAELIRSGTPVELDEEDMAVLGRQYQ from the coding sequence ATGATTAACAGTTGCGTAATTCCGGTTATTAAATCTCCTTCTGATTATCAAGCGTATCGGATTAGTCCTGATGATTCTAACCGTTTGGCGATTGTTTTCGATCCGGCGATCGCTAATTCTTCCTTAACTTGTTGTGTGGAAATTTTTGATGTGGGTGGTAAGACTCCCCCCAATCGTCATTTGTTTGCGTTGGAAATGTTTTTTGTGCTTAAAGGGGAAGGTAAAGCAACTTGCGATGGTAAGACTATAAATATTAAAGCTGGAGATAGTTTACTAGTTCCTGCTACCGGTACTCATCTAATTGAAAATACTGGTTCTGGACGCTTGTATACTTTAACTATTATGGTTCCCAATGAAGATTTTGCCGAATTAATTCGCAGCGGTACACCTGTAGAATTAGATGAGGAAGATATGGCTGTTTTGGGAAGACAGTATCAGTGA
- a CDS encoding cysteine hydrolase family protein, which translates to MKPLKPLGVAPNAWMVNDTIADITRSQLDPQPVIVATETKNVCFDLAKIAIIVIDMQNDFCHPDGWLAHIGVDVNAARQPIQPLQNLLPVLRSQNVPVIWLNWGNRPDLLNISAGLRHVYNPTGEGVGLGDALPNNGAKVLTKDSWAAAVVDELEQLPEDIYIDKFRMSGFWDTPLDSILKNLGKTTLLFAGVNADQCVLCTLQDANFLGYDCIFIKDCSATTSPEYCWLATLYNVKQLFGFVTDSVRIVEGIESGG; encoded by the coding sequence ATGAAACCATTAAAACCCCTGGGAGTTGCACCGAATGCTTGGATGGTAAACGATACTATCGCAGACATTACTCGCTCTCAATTAGATCCACAACCGGTTATTGTAGCCACAGAAACAAAAAATGTGTGCTTTGACTTAGCGAAAATCGCAATTATTGTCATCGATATGCAGAATGATTTTTGTCATCCCGATGGTTGGTTGGCGCATATTGGAGTGGACGTAAACGCCGCACGACAACCGATTCAGCCTTTGCAAAACTTGCTGCCGGTGCTGCGATCGCAAAATGTACCCGTGATATGGCTCAATTGGGGGAATCGCCCCGATTTGTTAAATATCAGTGCGGGTTTGCGTCACGTTTATAATCCTACTGGTGAAGGTGTAGGTTTGGGAGATGCTTTACCAAATAACGGTGCCAAAGTTCTCACAAAAGATAGCTGGGCTGCCGCTGTTGTGGATGAATTAGAACAGTTACCTGAAGATATTTACATAGATAAATTTAGGATGAGTGGCTTTTGGGATACGCCTTTAGATAGCATTTTAAAAAATTTAGGCAAAACAACTTTATTGTTCGCTGGTGTCAATGCAGACCAATGCGTTCTATGTACTTTACAAGATGCTAACTTTTTAGGATATGACTGCATTTTTATCAAAGATTGTAGTGCCACCACTTCCCCAGAATATTGCTGGTTAGCAACCCTGTATAACGTTAAACAATTATTTGGTTTTGTTACAGACTCGGTAAGGATTGTTGAAGGAATTGAATCAGGAGGATAG